The window TGGGCGCCAGCAAGCCGGACTCTTCGATATCCTTCTGGGTTTCTCTGATGCACTCGGCCAGACGCGAAATGGGTACGCAAACGTCGGTCGGCCATCCCCCTGCGCCCGGGCGCAGCGCCAAGGCGGCAAAATAGGCGTCGTGCCGGGCTTGCCATAATTTGTTGCGCGCCTCGGCAAGGGTTTCCCAACGGAATTCCCCGCCGCCGTTCTCGGCGGCGATGGCGCCGACCATCTCCGACTGCTCACGCGTACCTTGCTCAGTACCGTGGAACTCGAAGAAGAGCGTCGGCTGCGCCGGGTAATTCAAGGAAGAATAGCGATTGCAGGCATCCATCTGCACGGCGTCAAGCAACTCGATGCGTGCGACCGGCACCCCCATTTGAATGGTCGCGATCACGGTATCTACGGCCCCCTCCAGACTGTCGAAGGAGCAGACCGCCGCCGCTATCGCCTCGGGGATACCGTAGAGCCGCAGCTGGACCTCGGTGATGACGCCCAGTGTTCCCTCAGAGCCAACGAAGAGCCTGGTCAAATCGTATCCGGCCGATGACTTGCGTGCGCGTCCCCCGGTGCGCACGATCCGGCCATCGGGCAACACGACGGTCAGGCCAAGTACATTCTCCCGCATCGTGCCGTAGCGAACGGCGTTGGTACCCGAGGCGCGCGTGGCCGTCATACCGCCTAACGAGGCATCCGCGCCGGGATCGATCGGAAACATCAGCCCCTGGTCGCGCAAGTAGGTGTTCAATTGCTTGCGTGTTACCCCGGCTTGCACGCGGCAGTCCAAGTCGGCTTGATTGACCTCCAGGATTGCCTTCATCCCGGAGACGTCGATACAAACCCCGCCCGCCAGGGCCGCGATATGCCCCTCAAGCGAGGTGCCTGTCCCGAAGGCAACGACTGGTACGGCATGGCGGGCGCAGATCTTGACGATCTCCGCCACCTCCTCGGTGCTCTCGGCGAAAGCGACGGCATCTGGCGACGCGCCTTCATGATACGAGACATCCTTGCCGTGGTGTTCGCGCACTGCCGCGGCCGTCGACAGGCGCTCGCCCAGCAACGTTTTCAGTTCAGCAACCGCAGGTCCAGCGTCGCATTTTTTTAAAGCAGGCAAAGTCATGGGGCATCCTCCAACGATTGCTGTTAAGAATAGTCAAATTCGCGGGAAAATGATCAATTATTCTCAAAGGCTTTGACAGTTCTATAGAACCCAGTGAGTGCTAGATATCTAGATCAAGCTGCTCATTGTGATCTAATCGAATGACGCCGAGTAATTGCCAAGTCTGCGGGCGCTTTTTCTGATTGCCAATAGCGAATGCCATACCTCGCTGGGGATAGGCTTCATTGAAAGTTTCATTCATCCATTGAAGCGCCCTAGCTTCGCTAGTGCGGTTGCGTTCACGCCAGAACATCGCGTGCGCTTCCCAGTCGCCATTAGAATAGTTGTGCTTTCCATCGCTATCGTAAAACTCAAACCTGAAATCATATGGGCTTGGTTCCAACTCCGCCAACGACTTATCGAAGAGCTGCGTTTGCCTCGCAGCGCTACGAAACGCCTTTCTTTCATCTTCTAATCGTGTCACGGATTTTTTCTTGATAATAAAACGCGTATTTCGTGGGCGAAGAATTCCGAGCGACTGGTCGCTAGCAACAGCTTGTTGGATCGAATCTATCATAATCGGCTCCAACAACAGAGCCCGCTGCGCTAATGGTAGCTTTCCGACAATCGCGATCGAGTCCTCATATACGTGGCAGCTTTCGCGCCTCCTGTCATTAGTCGGCATTCGATATGAGAAATCGACCCGGTCCCAACGCGAGAAGCTCTGACTACCACTCAGGTGCCTAAACCTTACCGGATAAAGTCGCTTCCATTGCCGATCCAATGTTACACCTGCACAGCAAACCGTTTCTCCATAGGTTTTACTCGGCTGCGGAAGCGCTTTGACCAATACTATAACTTGAGACACTAATCGGGTTGCGGACATAACGTTCCGGATCGTCGGCATATAAGTTTAAGGTTGAAAAACCTTTGCGTGTAATTCTATCTGCAATTATAGATCGATGGCAAGTTTCCGGCGCGCGTTCAAAGCATAAAAGACATGTTGACCTATCTATAGAAACCCCCTCAAGCACCTTTATCGCTTCTACAGCGTCCGGTTGTTCAAGGTGCTTCTCATAAATCTCACGAAACTCGCCGTAGCGTCCTGCCCGGGCGGCAATTCTACCTGCTTTTGGATCTCCCAATTGCCTCAGAGGCAAATATTCAATGCCAACGCTCTCCACGGACGATCTAAGACTGTTTTTGGAAAACCCTTTTTTCCTCGAGACCGGCACCGCCCTTACATCTGCAAGAACCGTCACGCCCACATTCTTCAATGTTTTAAGAAACCGGGAAATATCGGTTCCTTCGTAGCCGATTGTAAACAATGTGTGCATCGAACTTTCCCAATTATATAACTTCCTAATTTTACATCTCATATCATGGCGGTAAATGTTTATTTCTTTTATGATTTCCCACTCACGACTTGGTCAACATGCTTCACACGCCAACAGAATGAAAGTTTGACGGCTAAGGTGAATGATCAAATCCAAGTGCAACACGACCCAACATCAAGTATGAAGATCTCTATATGCCTGATCTCTCGCCCTTCCTGACAAACCCTGAGTTTCCCCTGGCCATTGGATTTGTCGTTCTCGCGGGGCTGGTGCGCGGTTTTTCGGGATTCGGCTCGGCGATGGTTTTATCCCCGTCTCTAGCCTGGCTCTATGGCCCCCAGGTCGGCGTGCCGCTGCTGTTGTTGCTGGACTTGGTCGTCGCCTTGCAGATGATGCCCGAGGCGCTGCGGACCGGGCACAAGAGAACGCTCAGAACCTTGTGTCCAGCGGCGGTCGTCGGCTTGCCGATTGGGATTTGGGCACTCGATGTCATGCCGGCAGAGGTGCTTCAGCGCACCATCGCTGCTGTCGTACTCTTGGCCGTTGTGGTCATGGCAATGAAGCCGCGGCGAGAAATGCCCGGAACAGGCGGCGCCTTGATCGCCGGGGCATTGTCCGGAATCACCAACGGCGCTAGTGGCATGGCCGGCCCGCCCGTGATCCTGTTTTTCCTTTCCGGCGGTAACACACCGGCCACGATACGCGGCAGTCTCAGCCTATTCTTTCTCTTCACCGATTTAATCGGGTGCATCGGCTTGATCATTGTCGGGAAGCTGACCCTGCAGGTTGCCGCGCTTGCCGTCCTGATGGTCATTCCTCTGGCGATAGGGACGCTTCTCGGTACCGTTCTGTTCAATCGAGGGGCCTCTCCTGCTCTCTACAAAGGCCTTGCGTTGGTGATCGTCGGTGCCGTTGGTGTCATGGGGTTGATCCTTTGAGCCGTCATACACCCTCTTCTATCTGCCGTGCGTACTCCACCGCGTCGAAGTAACCCATGGATTGGGCGACCCGGCAATCCTCCGACAAGCGCCAGGCCTCCCAACCGCTGACACGCACGCGATTACCGGTTCCCCCAGATCCGCTGTTGATGCCTTCCAGCGTCCAGAGAAAGACCGCATCATTGCCTGCAAGCCTGATGTCGTCGAGATAGACCACGAGGTCTGGAAACGCGTCGTAAAAGCTCTGCGCAACCTCCGCAATAGCCGCCCGACCGATTGTAGGTTCACCGTGGTTGATCGTGATTCGGCCGCCTTCCTCATAAAACGATGCAACCGCAACAGGGTCGTGGGAACTCCAGGCTCCAGCGTAGCTTTCCGCCATTGTTCGAACCGCGTCCAATGTCAAAGGCATCGTTTTCTCCTCTGCTTTTTCAGCCGTGACTCGGCCCGGAAGTCCTGGGCCGTAATGTCTCCTTCTCGAGAGCCTAAAACTTGAAGGTGAGATTCAGGGAACCGAAGCGATCGGATTCTTCCTGTTCATCGAACTCCGGACTGCGCAAGACGAAGCTGTAGGACAGGCGCACTTGCTGAAATTCCAACGCCAGGCCCATCTGCAAATCGGCGACAAAGGGCTTCTTGTCTACCGAATGGCTGTCTCTAAAGGTATTGCCATCCAGGAAGATGTTGCGCAGTACATAACGGCCCTCCGTTCCGGCATAAAGATACCAGGAAAAGCCTCTTTGCGGCCTGAACAGAGTGGCGCCCACTTCACCGGGGCGATTGAAAAGCGGTCCGAAATCGCTGGGTAGATCGGCGCCCAGGCGCAAGGTTGCTCCACCCCCGGCGAAGGTATGGACGTTACCAGCAGCACCGGTGACATGCGGCATGACGTCGACGCCGATGTCCCAATCGGGTAGCAGCGCCTTGTGAAAGCGCCACTTCTGCTGATAGGCGACCAGTATGGCAGGTTCATTCTTGATTTGGTTGCCCCATCCCTTCGGTTCCCCCGCGCCCACCAGTTCATGCACGAAGGTCTGGGTTTCGTCACCCAAGGAATAGGGGCCGACCACACCCAGATCCAGCGTCAGACTGCGTAGTTGGTTCCGTGTTTCGGAGACCAGGGATATACCGCCGTGCAGCCAGCCACCGTAAGGGCGCTCGTCAGGGATCAGCGCCTCAACGCTGATATCCTCCGGCGTGAACATGGACTGCCCGACGTGCAAGGCAACGCGGCGCTTATCATCTTCTCCATGGCCGGGCAGGACATCCCAGAGCTCGATAGGCAACCCCAGGGTCTCGTTCTGAGGGGACAACAGGGAAGCCATGACGCCGTTGGTGTAATGCCGGTCTGTATCGGCAACGGTGTCATTCTCCCAAACCAAACTGAGGCCCCAACGGTCATCCGGCGGAATCGGCTCTTCCTGCGCTGCGGCCGGCCCGATCATCCCCAATAGGATGGCCACCGGTAAAAGAAGCCAGAATGGGCCGCAATCTTTCAAGATTCGCTCTCCGCTTCGGCTTCCATCGCGACGAGCCCTTCGGAATCGATGATCCACAAGCCTCCGTCCGCAGCGCCCGCGGCGGTGAATCCTTCGCCCGCGAAAATAGGGCGCAGTGCGCGAAACCGATACCCGGTGACCAGCGCACGCGGATTGTGGGCTCTAAAAAGCTCCAACGCCAACGTGGCCAGCAAGGGACCATGCACGACAAGCCCCGGATAACCTTCCTCGTCGCGGGCATAATCCGCATCGTAGTGGATGCGATGGCCATTAAAGGTCAAGGCGGAGTAGCGAAACAACAACACCGGGTCGACGCAAAACTCGCGCTGCCAGCGCGGCTCCGCCTGCGGCGGTTTGCCTGGCGGTCGTTCGAACGCTCCGGCGGCAGGTTGCCGGTAAACGATATCCTGCTCTTCCGTGACCGCGGCAATACCGTTGACGCTGATGGTATGGGTCGCGGTGACAAAAGTGAGCGGGCCGCTGCGGCCTTGCTTTTCCTCGATGCGGGTCACCTCGGAACGGCGTTCGGCCCTAACGCCCAGCGGTATAGGGCGATGAAAGATCAAACGGCCGCCGGCCCACATACGGCGCGCCTGTGCGACCGGCGGCAAAAAGCCACCGCGTTCGGGATGCCCATCCGGTCCCAACGCATGGTCGGGAGCGACCTTCCAGAAGTAAAGCCAGTGCCATAGCGGCGGCAGGGTATCGCCGATTTCAAAGGCGCGCTCCTCAAGATCAAGGCTCGCCTGCAGGGCACGCGCGCGCATCAGGTCCACGTGATCGGAGATTACTTCCGGCTTGGCGGTCCAGTTCCCTTGCTGCAGGGCTTCGGTCATGCGAGCGCTCCTTGCTCTGATCGGCTGGACAGGTCTTCTATCCGCCACTTTAGGCCATTGGCCCCATCCGTTGGCAAGTGAAGTCTAGCCAAGGCATTGGCGATGGGCCCCTCGTAGGTGAGGCCGGCGCCGCGTCGAACGGCCCAGTATACACCGCCGTGCGCAACGATGAGGGGTCTTGCGCCACGAATCTGGGCGTCTCGCAGGCAACTATTGATCGCCATCAAGGCACGGAAGACGAATGCCTCGAAGCATTCGGCACCCGCAGGCGTGTGATGGCCTGACTGCCAAGCCTCATACCATGATCCCGAACCTCGCTCCGTGATCTGACCCTCCATTTCCCCGAAGGAGGCCTCCCGCAGTTCGTCGACGCTTTGCATCGGAAGACCGAGTGTTTCATTGACGATTTCCGCCGTACGCCGCGCCCTCGCCAACGGCGAATGGTAAATCACCGTCACGCCACTGTGCGCCAGGGCATCACGTGCCGCTTCGGCCTGACCTATGCCCTTCGCGTTCAAAGCCACATCGGTTCGGCCCTGCAGGCGGTTCTCCTTGTTCCAGTCCGTCTCGCCATGCCGCAGATAAACGAAGGGATAGGGATGAAGACGGCTCATAGGGAAAACTCCCGGCGCAAGGCTTCGCCCTGCTCATCCAGCGCGGGCACCGGGCCCGGTTGCCGCAACCGTCCATCGAAACTTGCCGGCGGTGCCGGCATGGCGGCGGAACCGCCGGGCGTCTCCACTATCACTTCGCGAAGGGCCGGATGCCGCAGAAGGTCCGGCACCTCGCTCACCCGACCGAAGGCCACCTGTGCGGCTTCCAATGCGGCGGCAAGCTCCTCCAGGCCATAACAGGCAAAATGCTCGGCTATCAAAGCGTCCAATGCGGACCGGTTGGCCACCCGTTGCGCATTGCCCGCATAAGCGGGGTCTTTCAGCAAATCCGGCCGCTGCAGAACCTGCTCGCAGAGCCGCATCCATTCGCGCTCGTTCTGGATGGAGATGACGATCCACTTACCTTCTTGGCTCGCGAAGGCTCCGTAGGGTGCGATGGAGGGATGAGCCAGACCGACACGCT is drawn from Limibacillus halophilus and contains these coding sequences:
- a CDS encoding FAD-binding oxidoreductase, producing the protein MTLPALKKCDAGPAVAELKTLLGERLSTAAAVREHHGKDVSYHEGASPDAVAFAESTEEVAEIVKICARHAVPVVAFGTGTSLEGHIAALAGGVCIDVSGMKAILEVNQADLDCRVQAGVTRKQLNTYLRDQGLMFPIDPGADASLGGMTATRASGTNAVRYGTMRENVLGLTVVLPDGRIVRTGGRARKSSAGYDLTRLFVGSEGTLGVITEVQLRLYGIPEAIAAAVCSFDSLEGAVDTVIATIQMGVPVARIELLDAVQMDACNRYSSLNYPAQPTLFFEFHGTEQGTREQSEMVGAIAAENGGGEFRWETLAEARNKLWQARHDAYFAALALRPGAGGWPTDVCVPISRLAECIRETQKDIEESGLLAPIVGHVGDGNFHLVYLIDPENAEELARASAHNERMVMRAIAMGGTCTGEHGVGYGKKGFLLAEQGEAVAVMRTLKQALDPQGIMNPGKIFSA
- a CDS encoding DUF488 domain-containing protein, translated to MHTLFTIGYEGTDISRFLKTLKNVGVTVLADVRAVPVSRKKGFSKNSLRSSVESVGIEYLPLRQLGDPKAGRIAARAGRYGEFREIYEKHLEQPDAVEAIKVLEGVSIDRSTCLLCFERAPETCHRSIIADRITRKGFSTLNLYADDPERYVRNPISVSSYSIGQSASAAE
- a CDS encoding sulfite exporter TauE/SafE family protein, whose product is MPDLSPFLTNPEFPLAIGFVVLAGLVRGFSGFGSAMVLSPSLAWLYGPQVGVPLLLLLDLVVALQMMPEALRTGHKRTLRTLCPAAVVGLPIGIWALDVMPAEVLQRTIAAVVLLAVVVMAMKPRREMPGTGGALIAGALSGITNGASGMAGPPVILFFLSGGNTPATIRGSLSLFFLFTDLIGCIGLIIVGKLTLQVAALAVLMVIPLAIGTLLGTVLFNRGASPALYKGLALVIVGAVGVMGLIL
- a CDS encoding nuclear transport factor 2 family protein, which translates into the protein MPLTLDAVRTMAESYAGAWSSHDPVAVASFYEEGGRITINHGEPTIGRAAIAEVAQSFYDAFPDLVVYLDDIRLAGNDAVFLWTLEGINSGSGGTGNRVRVSGWEAWRLSEDCRVAQSMGYFDAVEYARQIEEGV
- a CDS encoding lipid A deacylase LpxR family protein; its protein translation is MKDCGPFWLLLPVAILLGMIGPAAAQEEPIPPDDRWGLSLVWENDTVADTDRHYTNGVMASLLSPQNETLGLPIELWDVLPGHGEDDKRRVALHVGQSMFTPEDISVEALIPDERPYGGWLHGGISLVSETRNQLRSLTLDLGVVGPYSLGDETQTFVHELVGAGEPKGWGNQIKNEPAILVAYQQKWRFHKALLPDWDIGVDVMPHVTGAAGNVHTFAGGGATLRLGADLPSDFGPLFNRPGEVGATLFRPQRGFSWYLYAGTEGRYVLRNIFLDGNTFRDSHSVDKKPFVADLQMGLALEFQQVRLSYSFVLRSPEFDEQEESDRFGSLNLTFKF
- a CDS encoding FAS1-like dehydratase domain-containing protein yields the protein MTEALQQGNWTAKPEVISDHVDLMRARALQASLDLEERAFEIGDTLPPLWHWLYFWKVAPDHALGPDGHPERGGFLPPVAQARRMWAGGRLIFHRPIPLGVRAERRSEVTRIEEKQGRSGPLTFVTATHTISVNGIAAVTEEQDIVYRQPAAGAFERPPGKPPQAEPRWQREFCVDPVLLFRYSALTFNGHRIHYDADYARDEEGYPGLVVHGPLLATLALELFRAHNPRALVTGYRFRALRPIFAGEGFTAAGAADGGLWIIDSEGLVAMEAEAESES
- a CDS encoding histidine phosphatase family protein; amino-acid sequence: MSRLHPYPFVYLRHGETDWNKENRLQGRTDVALNAKGIGQAEAARDALAHSGVTVIYHSPLARARRTAEIVNETLGLPMQSVDELREASFGEMEGQITERGSGSWYEAWQSGHHTPAGAECFEAFVFRALMAINSCLRDAQIRGARPLIVAHGGVYWAVRRGAGLTYEGPIANALARLHLPTDGANGLKWRIEDLSSRSEQGALA